In the genome of Actinomycetota bacterium, one region contains:
- a CDS encoding 1-acyl-sn-glycerol-3-phosphate acyltransferase, giving the protein MARIEHLLKQAQDDYPDQPAGPDDRWWVPAHLGGTAPTVDEAAAMIARQNEERRSGGSRD; this is encoded by the coding sequence GATGGCCCGGATCGAGCACCTGCTCAAGCAAGCCCAGGACGACTACCCCGACCAGCCGGCGGGCCCCGACGACCGCTGGTGGGTCCCCGCGCACCTGGGCGGGACCGCCCCCACCGTCGACGAAGCGGCCGCCATGATCGCCCGACAGAACGAGGAGCGGCGCAGCGGGGGCTCGCGCGATTGA